Proteins from a genomic interval of Xiphias gladius isolate SHS-SW01 ecotype Sanya breed wild chromosome 23, ASM1685928v1, whole genome shotgun sequence:
- the zgc:92907 gene encoding UDP-N-acetylglucosamine transferase subunit ALG13 homolog, with translation MKTVFVTVGTTSFDELIETITSSEAVQALKARGYERLVLQVGRGSLLPAADSCPHITLEAFRFKDSIAEDIKQTDLVISHAGAGSCLEALGAGKPLLVVVNDKLMNNHQLELARQLHMDSHLLYCTCSTLTEMLRTMDLSVLQPFLPGQPQKFANFLDKALGVQ, from the exons ATGAAGACAGTGTTCGTGACTGTCGGCACCACGAGTTTCGATGAGCTCATTGAAACCATCACGTCCTCAGAGGCCGTTCAG GCTTTAAAGGCTCGTGGATATGAGCGTTTGGTTCTTCAGGTTGGAAGAGGATCTCTCCTTCCAGCTGCTGACAGTTGTCCACACATCACACTGGAGGCTTTTCGATTCAAAGACTCTATAGCAGAAGACATCAAGCAGACTGACCTCGTCATCAGCCACGCAG ggGCAGGAAGTTGTTTGGAGGCACTTGGTGCAGGAAAACCTCTGCTGGTCGTCGTCAACGACAAGCTGATGAACAACCACCAACTGGAGCTGGCCAGACAGCTACACATGGACTCCCACCTGTTGTACTGCACATGCAG CACACTGACAGAAATGCTGAGGACCATGGATCTCTCTGTTCTTCAGCCTTTCTTGCCTGGACAGCCGCAAAAGTTTGCGAACTTTCTGGACAAAGCCCTCGGGGTTCAGTGA
- the rap2c gene encoding ras-related protein Rap-2c: MKEYKVVVLGSGGVGKSALTVQFVTGTFIEKYDPTIEDFYRKEIEVDSSPSVLEILDTAGTEQFASMRDLYIKNGQGFILVYSLVNQQSFQDIRPMRDQIVRVKRFEKVPLILVGNKVDLESEREVAGSDGRALAQEWGCPFIETSAKSKTMVDELFAEIVRQMNYSTLPEKQEQCCTACVVQ, from the exons ATGAAAGAGTACAAAGTTGTCGTGCTGGGCAGCGGCGGCGTCGGCAAGTCCGCGCTGACCGTCCAGTTTGTCACCGGAACCTTCATCGAGAAATACGACCCGACCATCGAGGACTTCTACCGCAAGGAGATCGAGGTGGACTCGTCGCCCTCCGTGCTGGAGATCCTAGACACGGCGGGGACGGAGCAGTTCGCCTCCATGAGGGATCTGTACATAAAGAACGGGCAGGGGTTCATCCTGGTCTACAGTCTGGTCAACCAGCAGTCATTCCAG GACATCAGACCAATGCGAGACCAAATAGTGCGCGTGAAGCGCTTCGAGAAGGTGCCGTTGATCCTGGTCGGGAACAAAGTCGACCTGGAGTCTGAGCGTGAGGTCGCCGGGTCGGACGGACGAGCTCTGGCTCAAGAGTGGGGCTGCCCTTTCATTGAAACTTCTGCTAAGAGCAAGACCATGGTGGATGAGCTGTTTGCAGAGATCGTCCGTCAGATGAATTACTCCACGCTGCCGGAGAAGCAGGAACAGTGCTGCACAGCCTGCGTGGTACAGTGA